The DNA region CCATCAATTTGTAATCCATTTGCATCAATAAATGCCACTAAATTATCTAACTTATAATGTGCTGCTGTCATTGCTGCTTCATAACATTGACCTTCTTGTAATTCTCCATCACCCATAATTGTATAAACTCTATATGGTTTATCAAACATTTTACCTGATATAGCCATACCATTTGCTGCTGATAATCCTTGTCCTAAAGATCCTGTTGACATTTCTATACTATCTAATTTTTTAAGATCTGGGTGTCCCTGTAAAGGAGAGCCAAATTTTCTAAGTTCTGTTATTAATTTTTTATCTATAAATCCTTTTTCCATTAATGTTGCATATAAAGCTGGAGCTGCATGTCCTTTACTTAATACCAATCTGTCTCTATTTTCCATCTTAGGATTTTTTGTATCTACATTCATTTCATCAAAATATAATACTGTTAGTATGTCTGCTATTGATAAAGAACCTCCTGGGTGTCCTGATTTTGCATGATATATCATTTCAATTATATCTTTTCTAATTTCTTTTGAAATTTCTAATAATTGCTTATTTTCCATTATTCCTCCTATTTTTTTCATTTATATATAATTATATCATATTTTTAATTTTAATTCATTAGCCTTTAATTTTTTTCTTTTTTTAGTGAATAAAATACAATAGATAAAACAAATAACACTATTGCTAATGTAAGTGCAAGTATAGTTCCTTCTTTTGTGGTATTAACTTTTCCTTGGGCATCTGGGACTGCATTATAAATAGAAGCATATATAGTAATTATAGCCTTTGTCATAAATGCTAATTTTAAGAAAAATCCTTGTATTCCAAATAGTAAACCTTCAACTGATAATTTACTTTCTTTTACTATGTCATTTGCTATCTCAGATAACATTGCTGGTGGGAATATAAATCCTGCACCACTAATTCCTGCTCCTATCACAAATACCGAAGTATTTACTAACCACATTGAATTTGATAAAGTCATCATTCCAATAACACCTGTTATTATCATAATTAAATTTAAAATCATTATTTTCTTAAATCCAAATTTTTTAGTTAATATATTAGTTATAGGGAAAAATATAGCTGATGCTATAAATAGTAATGTAGATAAAAAACTTGTTACTTTTGTACCTTCATCTAATATTGAACTTACATAATAACTAAGTGAAGTTTGTATAACATTAAATCCTGTAAAGAAACAAAATAACCCTAAGAAGTATAAAATAACATCTTTTCTATATAAATATTTAATAGTTTTTCTAAAACTTATTTTTTCCTCTTTTTCATTTTGTTTAGTTAACTCTTTTTCTTTTAAAAATAAAGCACATACATATATACCTATTACTGCAACTATAGCAAAAGGTATTACCATTTTTTGAAATCCCTCAACAGAATATTCTGTACCCAATGGTGAAAATTTTGCTATTAAAAGCCCTGATAATACCATAGGTAATGCTGAAAAGATTAATCTAAATACTGACTGTACTGTTGATAAATTTATTCTTTCTTCCTTAGTTTTAGATAAATCTGCAACCAATGAATTATATGGTCCACCTACTAATGTATAAGAAATAAAGAAAACTGTTCCCACTAATACAAAATGTGTAAATGTAGCATTTAAACTAGTTGTAGGGGGATAAAAGAATAGTACTGTTGATATGGCAAGTGGTAGACCACCTAAAATCATGAAAAATGACCTTTTCCCAAATCTTGATTTACTATTATCTGATAAATACCCTACAACAGGATCTGCTATTGCATCAATAAATCTAATTATAACATAACCTAACGTTAATAAATATGGTGTTAAAAGTGGATTTAATCCAGATTCTTTTGATGGTAAATAGAAAAAATTTATCCATTGAACGAATACTCTATCTAACATAAAATATGATACTCCTAAACCATATATCATATATGTTCTTTTACTTAATTTATTCATTATATCTCCTTTTCCAAAAAGTCATTTATAGCCTTTGTATATTCTTGTTTATATTGCAAATATATTCTGACGTGTTGACCTTTTCTAAATGCTTTGAATTTTGTTTTTCTTAAAGCATTTTCTCCCAAATTTTCATACTCTTCTTTCATAAATTCAAATGGTGTAGTCATATCTTTTTCTGATTGTAATATTAATGTTGGAACTACTCCTAATAATTTTGAAAGTTTTAAATCATCTAAATTGTTATCTATTATTTTATCTAATTTTTTTAAAACTATCATATTAATAATATATGGTACTTTAATACCAAATACATAAGCATTTCTAAGTATTATTTTACGAACGTTAGAAACTGGACTATCTAAAATTAGTTTTTCTACAACTATATTTTTTTCTTTTAAATCCTTTTCATAAAAATATAGCATAGCCGCTGCTCCCATAGCCCCTTGTGAAAATCCATATAATATAAAGTTATTATAATTAAAAGTCTTATTTAAATATAATACTGTGCTGTATATATCTTTAGAAAAATAATACCCAAAAGCAGTTTTTGCTATATCTGATCTACCTGAATTTCTTAAATCAGGTATAAAAATATTATACTCTTCACTCAAAGTCATGTCTAAAAAAAGTTGTAAAAATTTCAAGCAAAATATTCTATTACTATTTCTACCATGTAA from Oceanivirga salmonicida includes:
- a CDS encoding transketolase; the encoded protein is MENKQLLEISKEIRKDIIEMIYHAKSGHPGGSLSIADILTVLYFDEMNVDTKNPKMENRDRLVLSKGHAAPALYATLMEKGFIDKKLITELRKFGSPLQGHPDLKKLDSIEMSTGSLGQGLSAANGMAISGKMFDKPYRVYTIMGDGELQEGQCYEAAMTAAHYKLDNLVAFIDANGLQIDGEVVKVMNLLSIKDKFSSFGWNVLEIDGHNLDEIKNALKVAKETKGKPTAIVCKTVKGKGVSFMENEAGWHGKAPNKEEFEKAMKELN
- a CDS encoding MFS transporter, which codes for MNKLSKRTYMIYGLGVSYFMLDRVFVQWINFFYLPSKESGLNPLLTPYLLTLGYVIIRFIDAIADPVVGYLSDNSKSRFGKRSFFMILGGLPLAISTVLFFYPPTTSLNATFTHFVLVGTVFFISYTLVGGPYNSLVADLSKTKEERINLSTVQSVFRLIFSALPMVLSGLLIAKFSPLGTEYSVEGFQKMVIPFAIVAVIGIYVCALFLKEKELTKQNEKEEKISFRKTIKYLYRKDVILYFLGLFCFFTGFNVIQTSLSYYVSSILDEGTKVTSFLSTLLFIASAIFFPITNILTKKFGFKKIMILNLIMIITGVIGMMTLSNSMWLVNTSVFVIGAGISGAGFIFPPAMLSEIANDIVKESKLSVEGLLFGIQGFFLKLAFMTKAIITIYASIYNAVPDAQGKVNTTKEGTILALTLAIVLFVLSIVFYSLKKEKN
- a CDS encoding alpha/beta hydrolase, which gives rise to MIFLDKIQKYPRKSLEKALKDVMKSKNRMIAGRYSPKVFNMEYEEIEYKSIDGLNLYGWIIKKPNAKKTMIFLHGRNSNRIFCLKFLQLFLDMTLSEEYNIFIPDLRNSGRSDIAKTAFGYYFSKDIYSTVLYLNKTFNYNNFILYGFSQGAMGAAAMLYFYEKDLKEKNIVVEKLILDSPVSNVRKIILRNAYVFGIKVPYIINMIVLKKLDKIIDNNLDDLKLSKLLGVVPTLILQSEKDMTTPFEFMKEEYENLGENALRKTKFKAFRKGQHVRIYLQYKQEYTKAINDFLEKEI